The genomic region gctCAAAGACCTACTACTGATaccaggaaggaaagagggaacatCACTATAGACCCTACAGAGAATCAAAGGCTACTCCAGAATGTAGAGAACATGCTCTGATTGCAAGGGGTGCTCATTGCTGCTGGGGTGGTGATGGTGTCTCTCTCTAACTTAACTCCTTAAACCTAGGATGGGAAGTGGGCTCTGAAGATGGGTTTCCTGTGCGTGAGTCCCAGCGAAGTGACCTTGGACAAGCAGCAGGGTTATGAAGATTAAGTGTGCTACTATAGCGTCAGGCAGGCATGCAGTGATCATTAATGTTGAGTTATTATTTCTCATTAATTCCCAAGGCCCCTCCCCACCCTTGTCTTTTGTGATCAGCTTCTCATGTCCTCTCTGGATGCCTGGAATTTCATAGGCATCATTAACTGTTTTGTGCCCAAGTCCTCACTGAGGGCTCACTAGTCCCAGCCTCATTTCTGGGTTCAGAGATCCTGAAGCATGGAGTGAGTGATTTCAGTGAAAATATGTCAAATAATAGAaagtgaaaaagaggaagaaaagaatggaaactgggtgtgatggtgcatgcctgtaatcccagctacttgggaggtggaggttcAGGtttcgaggacagcctgggcaaagttagagaccatctgaaaaacaaactaaaagcaaaagggttggaggtgtggctcaagtggtagagatcttgcctagcaagcacaaggccctgagttcaaaccccagtaccagaaggAAAGGATGGGTTCAGGACTGCATTCTTTCTaggatatttcctttctttcattcacCCCTTGGTCCTTCACCATCAATTTCCCCTTCTTGCCCTATACCACCATTAATCTCCTCCAGCTCGTTCACTATGACGCCCTCTTTctgctccccttcccttccccacccttccccccatcTCTCCACCTAGCCATTCTACCTGCAGGCTGGTCTCCTCCCACAGGTAGCTCTCCACCTGCCAGTCTCCTTTGGTGAGCCCAGTGGGCAGCGCACACCCACCATGTTCAGCTGGCTGAAGCGGGGTGGGGCTCGGGGCCAGCAGCCCGAGGCCATCCGCACGGTGACCTCATCCCTCAAGGAGCTGTACCGCACCAAGCTGCTACCCCTGGAGGAGCACTACCGCTTTGGGGCCTTCCACTCGCCCGCCCTGGAGGACGCTGACTTTGACGGCAAGCCCATGGTGCTGGTGGCTGGCCAGTACAGCACGGGCAAGACCAGCTTCATCCAGTACCTGCTGGAGCAGGAGGTGCCCGGCTCCCGTGTGGGGCCTGAGCCCACCACCGACTGCTTCGTGGCTGTCATGCACGGTGACACTGagggcacagtgcctggcaatgCTCTGGTCGTGGACCCGGACAAGCCCTTCCGCAAACTCAACCCCTTTGGAAATACCTTCCTCAACAGGTGAGGCAGCCACCAGCCAGCAGGGCATCCTTTATCCGTGGATGTATCCTGTTTCTGTTGATTCCTTTCTGCCTGGTTCTTCCCCTCCTTGCATCTGCTCTCTGCACTTCCCTAGGGGAACCTGGGTTCCAGTCCTGATTGCTGCTGGCTAGCTGGGCAGCCTTGGGCAAATGAGAGCCTGTGTCTCTCTTGCTCAGCTAGAAAATGGAACCATAGTCTCTACCCGCCCCCCAGGGTTATAATAATGACTTGGAACAGTCACAGACACAAAGCAAGTTCTTGGCAAACGTGagctctgattttctttttttttaatagtctgggttttttgttgttgttgagatagatttcttgctatgtagcacaggctggtctagaactcgtgatcctcctgcctctgcctccctagtgctgggattacagacgtgcaccaccacgcccTGTCAGAGCTCTGATTTTGTTTAGGATCCAATTCTTCCTCCTGATTGTCCCTCTTTCCAGGTGCCTCCATCCTCTGCACCTGTGCAGGCCTGTTCCTCCTGCCCTTCCCTGCACTCACCCCTGACCTTTCTGCTCCCCCAGGTTCATGTGTGCCCAGCTCCCCAACCAGGTCCTGGAGAGCATAAGTATCATTGACACTCCTGGCATCCTCTCAGGCGCCAAGCAGAGAGTGAGTCGAGGTGAGCTGAGCGAGGCCCTATCctggtctgagggaggaggctagGGCCCCTGCTGGGACTCCTGGCATTCGGTGGCTCCAGGGCAGGCAGGGTGGCAGAAGGGAGTGGGAAACCCAGATTCCTCCCGGTTGGTGccgggggagggtgggggaggctgTGGCTGAACACGTGTGAGCAAGCTGGGGCCGCATGTCTGGGCGGGCCAGGAGGGTGGCAAAGGAACgactgagagagacagagatgggggACAGGCGGGGAGACCCAGAGAGAGCAGACCTGggacagggaggcccagggccTTGCCAGCTCCGGGCTTGGCGTCAGGGCCACAGATGGGGCTGATGAGGGGCGGGAGGGGGAACCTGGGCGGAGGCCAAGGCCGGGCCTGGAATTTATAAACAGCTGTGCAGGGGGAGCGGCGGGGGGTGAATTCCAGCGGGGCCCAGGGAGCTGTCCCCACCCACCCAGCGCAGCGCCTGGGCGCCCCAGTCCTTCCCCTCCCCAGGCTTTCCGTCCGCACCCAGCGAGCGCAGCCTGCTCGGCCTGGGCGCCCCAGTCTCACTTCCATCCCCGCCCACCTCCCCCTTcagcttccctcccctccccctccatccctccccagcccctggtcCCCGCCCACCTCTCCCCATTTTCTGATCCCGGGCTACCTCTCCTTCCCAGCCTCCCGACACCGCCCACCCGGGCCTGGGAGCCGGGCACTGGGGCAAAGGGGTCGGCGGTGTAGGGCAGAGGGGACCCAAGGCCCGCGGAGCGGGATCGGCCACGGCGGGGGGGGGGGCCGGGGTGACCGTGTCCCTGGCCCCTGTCCAGCCGCGGGGTCCCGCGGGAGAAAGGCGGGAGGCAGCTGCAGAAGCCATCTAGGGGCGCTGCCAGCCCCGGTGGAGCTCCTGCGCCCCACCCCCGCAGCTGGGCCAGGGACCGACCCGAGAGGGGCGGGGCGCCTAGCACCGGGGACGTGGGGGTCCCCTTCCCCGGCTTTGAGGGAGGACAGGAGTCTCCCTGCTGATGTGTGCGCATGGGACACGGGTGGCGTGTGTTGGGGGACCCGCATGACCGAGATCGTTCCTCTGGGGTGTGAATCGGTGGAAGTGTGTTGGAGATACTTTATGTGCTTGTAATCGCGGGTGGATGACACTTTGAGTGACTCTGAGGGACTCTGTGGGACTTTGTGGGATTATCTGTGACTGCCTCTGTATACAGTTATATTGTGAAATACAcatgtggtggggcacacctgtaatcccagcactcaggaagcagaggcaggaggaccaagggttcaaggccagcctgtgctacatagtgagcccgtctcaaaaataaaagaaagatgtgTGTATGAGTACATGTATGTCTGAAAAGTCTAACTGTGGATAATTTAGTGTCCGTCAGGGAAGTTGTGTAATTGTGGCTGTGAGTCTGATGTGTGCATATCCGTTTGGGCTGTGCTTGCAGTTATACTGGTGTGTGACTTTGTGTGGTTGAGTAGGACAGGAGCTGGCTGAGGGGACCCTGTTGCCTGTGATTGAATCTTGGTACACAGCCATGTGCCCGTGTGTGCGCAAGTGTGTGTGCAgcagtgtatcttttttttttggtcctggggtttgaacccagggcctggtgcttgctaggcaggtgctctaccacttgaaccatgccccagccctttgtgttttagtgatttttcacatagggtctctaGAAAGTCTGGGTTAGCCAGGGCCTTGAGCCTTCCGCtcctgcttcctaagtagcttgtgccaccatgcctctctagtttttgtttatttttggtttttttggagacagggtctcatctcactatgtagctggcTTCAGTCTCCCATGAGCTCTGCCACTTTAACCTGTGACACCTTGAGTGAACCACCCCACCCCTCTGTGCCTCACTCAGTTTCTTCCTGTGGGTGTTGTTTGGGCCTCCTAGGCTGCCACAGTGATTGTCAGTTACatcagcacacagtaggtgctgtGCATGTGCTAATGAGGACTGTTTTTCTTGGGCAAGTGTCTCTGGTTCCTCTGTGCCACGTCTCCGTTCCCACGGCTGACTCAACCTCCCGCCCTCCTTCCGTCCCTGCCCCATGAGACACACTTTCCAAATCCaggcatgcgtgtgtgtgtgagtgtgtgagtgtgtgagtgtgtgtacactggggagggaagggaaggcccAGCCATCATCCCTCCAGTGGCCCAGCCCTTCCTCTGCCCAAACAATGTTCCCACTGCTCCctgttcctccttcttccttctgggCAGGGCAAGGGGCAGTACCAGCTCCCCAGGGGGCCCTCTGCCCTGTGCCCTCCTACCTAAGTGTCTTTAATAAGTCCTTCAGCCTTTTgttccttagttttctcatctagaaaatggaatcataaagTGCCTGCCTGCTGGTATCCTTCAGATTCagtaattccattttatatactaCTCAACTGATGAACATCACTGGGGGGCCCccacctccaggaagccctcctaACTCCCCTCCCAGCCCCCCAGCTGGGTTAGGCATCCCATCTGAGCTCCTGCAGATCCATAGGACCCCACATCCCATGCCACCCAATCTGGAAATGGGTCTGTGTCCCCAGTGGGTTGTAAGCCTGGAAGGACCTGACAGGAGGTGCAGGCAGGTAGTAGATGGCTCCAGAATCCCCCAAACCTCACATGCCCCGTGACTAACATTTGTGGAGCATGTGCTTGGCACCCAGCACTGTTTTGTTCCTTAATAGTTTTCTCAAGGTGTAATTCATCTGCCCAAAAGCCTTCCCACTTAATTATTTGATTgatgggactgagatttgaactcaggacttcatgcttgcaaagcaggcactttatcacttgagccacaattgctttggttattttggagatggggggggcgTCTCTCAAGAATGCCAGGACTGACCTCCAACTGTGAGCTTctggatttctgcctcctgaaaagctaggattatagatgtgagccaccatgcctagctaagcCCTCTCACTTTTAGTATACAGTTCAATGCCAGGCATtgttttaagttctttatatagATTAGCTCATTTTGTCACAATAGACCTCTGCGGTAGGTCATATTATGATTTTCAGTTTATAGAACAGGAAACAGAAGTCCAGAGAGGCTAAGCTACTTGCCTGAGGACACACAACTGAtggggcagagccaggattcaaatttAGGTCTTCATGACTGCcaggtgtgtatatgtgtgtgatttTCTCAATCACTCCTCTCTGCTCCCCCCAGCTTGGCTTGTCATTGATCAAATCAGTGAACAAGCAGAAGTGAGagggagtgaatgaatgaatggtgagaggaatgagtgagtgagtgaatgaatgaatgaacaaaggagTCACCTGCTGGGATGGATGTTCTGTGAGGGTAAGAACCTTGTCTATGTTCTCTGTGACATCCCCAGGACCCAGGACAGGGCTTGGCACGTGTGAGTCTCTCAGTAAACATtgttaggtaaaaaaaaaatattgaagccAGGCGCTGGGAActcacctgtaataccagctacttgggaggctgagatcaggaagaccatggttccaggccagcctgggcaaacagtttttaagaaccagagcaaaatgagctggaggtgtgactcaagcagttaGAGCAcctgcaagtgggaagccctgagttcaaaccccaatcccaccaaaaaaaaaaaaagttgaacatTTCCAATGACAAGAACGTAACAGTGCCACCTTGAAGTGTAGTCCCTGGATGGTTCAGAGATCTGATTGGTCCTGGAGGGGGCGCAGGTGACAGAGGCACTCAGGAGGCCATCACGGAGTGATGGGGTCTCTTGGCAACGCTGCAGTGTTGTAATGAGTAATACATCCATTCACAGCTCTCTAGCAAGTAAATAAAAaggtgtaggatttttttttttggaggggaggggtGGTGGTGACTGCACCAGATAGCTGGAGGGGCCCGAGTGGTGGAGGAAAATTCCAGGTGCTGGGGACACTTGGGGCCTCAGGCTGATCCAAATCAATAGGATTTGGACAGTTAACAACCTGAACATCTGTACAGCCCGGACGAATGGATGCCACTGACCGTCCCCTTTGTCCCCGCCTCCCCAGGCTATGACTTCCCAGCGGTGCTGCGCTGGTTCGCGGAGCGCGTGGACCTCATCATCCTGCTCTTTGACGCGCACAAGCTGGAGATCTCAGATGAGTTCTCCGAGGCCATCGGTGCCCTGCGCGGTCACGAGGACAAGATCCGCGTGGTGCTGAACAAGGCGGACATGGTGGAGACTCAGCAGCTGATGCGCGTCTATGGGGCGCTCATGTGGGCGCTGGGCAAGGTGGTAGGCACCCCCGAGGTCCTGCGGGTCTACATCGGCTCCTTCTGGTCCCAGCCGCTCCTGGTGCCTGACAACCGGCATCTCTTCGAGCTGGAGGAGCAGGACCTCTTCCGTGACATCCAGGGCCTACCACGTCACGCCGCACTGCGCAAGCTCAACGACCTGGTGAAGCGCGCCCGGCTGGTGCGGGTGAgctggccatttctccctccatcCTGCCAGTGTTGCTGAGCCCACTCCCATCTCACTGCACAAAAGCCAGGTCCTCTCTGCGGCCCCCCCACACTCCTTCCCCTGTGTCCtcatttcccctcccttcccagcATTCATTGcacctgcctcagggcctttgcacttgctgttggCTCTGTCCCACCTGAGTATCCACATGGCTCACTTCTCATCTCTTTCCAGTTTTTACTCAAATGTGGCCTTTTCAGGAAGGCCAGTCCCTGGCCTCCTGGTTCATGAAC from Castor canadensis chromosome 16, mCasCan1.hap1v2, whole genome shotgun sequence harbors:
- the Ehd2 gene encoding EH domain-containing protein 2, with the translated sequence MFSWLKRGGARGQQPEAIRTVTSSLKELYRTKLLPLEEHYRFGAFHSPALEDADFDGKPMVLVAGQYSTGKTSFIQYLLEQEVPGSRVGPEPTTDCFVAVMHGDTEGTVPGNALVVDPDKPFRKLNPFGNTFLNRFMCAQLPNQVLESISIIDTPGILSGAKQRVSRGYDFPAVLRWFAERVDLIILLFDAHKLEISDEFSEAIGALRGHEDKIRVVLNKADMVETQQLMRVYGALMWALGKVVGTPEVLRVYIGSFWSQPLLVPDNRHLFELEEQDLFRDIQGLPRHAALRKLNDLVKRARLVRVHAYIISYLKKEMPSVFGKENKKKQLILKLPVIFAKIQLEHHISPGDFPDCQKMQELLMAHDFTKFHSLKPKLLEALDEMLTHDIAKLMPLLRQEELESVEVGVQGGAFEGTHMGPFVERGPDEALEDGEEGSGDEAEWVVTKDKSKYDEIFYNLAPADGKLSGSKAKTWMVGTKLPNSVLGRIWKLSDVDRDGMLDDEEFALASHLIEAKLEGHGLPANLPRRLVPPSKRRHKGSAE